The nucleotide window CAGATGAGTGGTTCAGCTGCCTTCTAAATATACCCCTAACCTAGGGGGCAGCGGGGTGGGAGAGCGGGGGGGTTGGTGGTATGGGAGTGCGATCCACCATACGGGTGGGCACTCTAGCTTCAGGGAGCCGGAGCTTCTCACTATGGGTGGGAGGGTGTTCAGGCTTCTTTGAGCGTTCTGGACTGGGGTGGCCAACGGGGCTATTTCTGGTCAAACTATAGTCCAATAAAACTTGCTAGAAAAACATGGGCAACTGTGTGCGCTGTGGCACTAATCACAAAGTGTTTAGACTACATCTTCGTGATTGTCATTGTCCATTATATTCATGTTCCCGGTGAGGGGGTCTGAAGCCTCCTGGGGGTGGATGGATCAGTGTTCTGTGACTCTCGTGCTTGAGTGATGGATTGTTGAGCAGGTGTTGTCTTCGGGGCCATCAAGCCCAGTTTCTGCAGGAATTGTGGAGCTTCTGCTAGAGTCGATATTTTATGTACCGTCCCCTCATGAGAAACCACCAGGAACCTAGGTGATCTCCAGTGATATTCTATCCCGGCTGTTCGCAGCTGGCTGGTAACAGGATTCAGCGATCTTCTCCACTGCAGAGTTGACCTGGTAAGGTCTTGATAAAAGGAGAGTGTGGCGCCTTCAAAAGCTAGCGGTGTCTTTCCTCGCAGTGTCGTCAGCAAGCTTTGCTTATCTTGCGCGGTTGAGCAGCGGACTATGAAATCTCTTGTCCCTGGCTGGCGTGCGTTGCTCGGTAACGGTAGGCGGTAAGTTCCGTCTAGGGAAAACTTCTTTGCCTGGCTTGGTGGTAGCACCGAGGCCACCAGCCTCCGGAGATAATGTGGGAGTTCGTCGGGCGTGATAGGGTCGGGTATGCCCCGAATTTTAAGATGATTGCGCCTCGACCTATCATCCAGTGCTGTATAGTGAAGTGCCAGGGCCTGTTGAGTTGCGTGCATTTTGGATACCGTATCCGATAGGGCCGACAGATCCCTACGGAGGTCAGCGATGTCACCCTCCGACACTGCCACCCTGTCATTTACCGCTTGTAGGTCGGTCTTTATTCCTGCCACATCGGCTGCTAGTAGGCCTTTTATCTCTGCGACTAGGTTGCGGAAGTCGCGTTGTGTGACCGCGGCTGTTCCCTCTGTGTCCCCTGCTGGGTGAAGTACCTGGTCAGGGGCCGGGCCGGCCTGTATCCCATCCGTTGCGGCCTGCTCGACTGCAGGCTCCCTTGCCGCCATTTTTGACAGTGGCTGCCGTTGGATCATGGACCCAATGTCTCTGGACCCCGTGGGTGTCTCTGGATTCTGCTTCTGCATCCGACGCCCCATAATCGGTGTCTGGGTGGGTGGCGGGGCGGGCAGGTAAGCTTCAGAGTCTGAATCGGCCAGGGGATCCAGGCCCTGGAGCAGCGGTCTGTAGGCCCCAGATCTCCGCTTCTGGCGTTTCGGTTTGGCGGCTTGTAGGAATGGCATAGGACGCCTCTTGGTGGGCTCCACTGGTAGAGCCGATGATTCTATGCTCCAATGTGGGGTGAATCCCCCGAAAATCGGCAGTTTTCCCGTGTCGGGATCGGAGCGTTGGGAGATGGCGACCGCTCCGGCTCGAGGTTAGGCTGCTCCCCCGAGCAATATCATATTTTGacatttatataatgccaacgtattctgcagagctttagaatattataaaaggggggaaaTTAACTTGCACATCTTCAACTGGGGCATATTGACATCTTATCTCATTGTGAGTAATGCCATAGGGGTCTAGTTGAGCTAAGTAGATTTGAGGAGtattatttgttaaagggacCAAATACGAAATAAATAGAAATCACTGTGAAAacttacatgcatttaattatgtatgtatttcactGGGGTTAtagctaaaaacagcttgcaaaaactgcagttctcttgtctgctgcctttacaaGCCTTCCTCTTCaaacctgcccagactttctgtggctgtccaatcacagacttcccaatgcagctcaatgagaagtctttacaaagcaggtgctctgggcaattgctgcctcttgtgttcagtgcaaataagctatttaaaccaggaagtaacaggatatgttgtctgcttgaaaagccaggtGGGTGTAACTAGTAAGAttcataaaagtgtaaatttctattggaatctgcactttttccaaacaaacaaaataataggacacactcttcacacataaagcttttcgacaagttaaagtgctttaggagtctgcagtgtccctttaaataatactAAGGCATTGCTTGGGAACTAAAGGTCACTTCTCTTGAATTTATACCATCGACTAAACCATTGAAAATCAACTATAAACTTGTGTTGGCCTTTTTATGAGTTGTTCCatgttgaatttcaaatttatattacAATTAAGCAAATTACATTAtcaagttcagacaaggcaaagccagcgTGTACATTGCAAATGAATaggataaaataaaacattctatCATTTCAcctcttctctgtatgttttctGTATGCTGACTGAGATGCTGAGGACAGGCGTTATTTCAATGACTGACAGGCAGCTATCGTGGAGGCATCTATTTGCAAGATAAAATAGGTGTTGATTGCtaaatgtaatttttgtttttccaCACCCCTTAAATACATACTTGTTAAATAGAGGGATTAATAGACATCATATTAAAAAATCCCAGAATTGACAGTTGCTCTTTAAATTCAGTGTGGTTGTGTGGTGACCTGACCAATATGGTTTCTGCTTTGCAACCTTTATCATTATCTAATTGTATGTGTTATGTTACTATCCTAACTTTGTAATGTTCTGTATAATTACAGTCTTTAgtaaataatgcatttttaattTCAGCAGATGTTTgagtaatgtattttttttgttgtattttatttttaatccatAGGAATGTGTATTATCTGGAATAATGTCTGTGAATGGGAAAAAGGTTTTGCACATTGATCGGAATCATTACTATGGAGGGGAAAGTGCATCAATCACGCCACTCGAAGAGGTGTGAGGCTTATTTACTACATGGTGCCGTTTTTAATAGTACTATCTTTAATTGGTGGAAACTATGACAGGGATAGATTCCATATAACGTAAATTTGCCAGACATTGGATGTAAATGTTAGGTTACATTTTCAGTTACTGGTGTTCTAAACAGAATGTAGCACTCATTGGCCTGTGCTAAGAAATTTCTGGTGGAGCACCCTGTTGCTGTCTGTGTAGAGGTTTACTCCTTAATACAAGCACCAATACTACTTTAGGAATTTATAGTGGTCATCGTGCCTggattctgtatgtgcagcattttgctttgaactgctgcacatacagagtttaaagggacactacaggcacctaattaactttatcttaatgaagcaggtttggtgtataaatcatgcccttggagtttcactgctcaattctctgccatttaggagttaaatcaaattaaagggaagctatagggccaggaaaacaaagttgcttccctctccccccccccccccacccctcactccTGACCTGCCATGCAGAAGTGGTTAAAAAAGCATTCTGTCACTTACCTAAGGCCAGCCCCattgtccctcggcactggctcGAGTCCTcctctgctcctcccccgccgacgataGACCTAACGTGCCAATGGCCATTTtcccattaggatttccccataggaaagcattatacagtgcTTTCTTATGGGCATTcaggtgacactggatgtcctaatgcatagcgtaaggatgtccagcatcagttaggcaaccaaaagtctggtagacagacactagaggtggagttaccccacaaagctaattattgcagtttataaaaaaaaatacaataattagctttgcaggCTTAAGTGTGctgggacactgcactcagaccatttcaacaagctgaagtggtctgggtgcttatagtgtccctttaagacatatTTATATCTCAGCTAATTTGCTTAAAATGTCAAATTCCTTTTCCAGTTCACAGTAAACAGTTACTGGTTTAGCCAGGGTTGCATTGATGGCTACACTTTACTAAACATTCCTGTCTAAAAAAGAGCAGTTTACCTTCAGGAATGatgggagttaaagggacactatagtcaccaaaactattttagcctaatgaagcagttttggtggatagatcatacccctgaagTTTTGCTACTcaagtctctgccatttagaagttaaatcactattGCTTCTGTTTATAGAGTCCTATCCATACCTCCCTTGGCTCTGACTTAGAcggcctgcattaaaaaaaaaagggtttaattttcagtcagatgttaacttgctttagaagttatcAACTCCtggtctgtaaattgaactttaatcacacacaggaaacTCCTGCAATGTCTAGCAGGTTATTAACAGTGCATGAGAtatgaaaatctaaattaaacagactgtgcaataaaggacatttaaacattagatctcaatttacaggaagtgtttaggaaggctgtgtaagtcagatACAGCGagctgtgactagggctgcataaagaaagtgatttaatcctaaatggcagagaattgagcagagagactCCAGGGGCATgatcaccaaaactgcttcattacgcaaaagttgtttgggtgactatagtgtccctttaataatatttaaagctacttttgtgtatttttgtccTCTAAGCTTAACCATTACAAAAACACTTTTATATGGTACTTGTATTTGGTTTGAGAGAACGTATGTGAGACATTACAACTGTTTTGTCTCTGCACAACTTTGACTCCTTGTTCCTTTTAGTGTGCGTCCTGTAAATGCATTCACTCACCTAGACAGAATTGATTTCAAGTCTTCACAATCCTTCATGAAAAGTGTCGAGGGCATACTCCTTCATTCCAAGTAGGTAAATTATGTTAGTAGCAAAGAATTACTATGAATACCCAGCCAATGTGCCCATACTTTCTCATTTAAGTTGAGCATTTGGAAAGGTGAAAGATGCCCTTCGACCCTTTCAATGTTGATGCCATGTGTATCTGGAGCTATAGAACAGTTTTAAATAAAAGCTTGCATCCAACTGGAAACTATTTTAACAATTGTGTTTACATGTCAGTAACGTTACATGTTATAAGAATAAAGATGCTGCTAAGAGATTTCAAGATCTTTCTCCTGGAAAGCCTCTAATTGTATTATACTCTGTCTCTCCAGCTGTATCGAAGATTTAATGTCATCGGACCTCCAGAACCAATGGGTAGAGGGAGAGAATGGAATGTGGATCTCATTCCAAAGTTCCTGATGGCCCATGGTAAGGAAACATCTAGACAAAGACTGTTTGTAAAAAAGAATGCCCTCAGTGCAGTTCTCTTATAAGCAGTAAAGTAAATTTGTACTGACCATATTCCTTTAGTTTTAAGGGGAAGCTCCAAAAACACTATCTTAATGTACTGTTTTTGCTGCAAAAAGACCAACCTACCTGCCGTCTGAaatatgtaaacattgccatttgcaATGTTTCCATTTGTAATTTAGACTTCCTTTAGTAGCTCTCAATCAACAGCCATCCCAATGATTGAAAGTCTTCACAATCAGTATCAAACGCTATTAGTTTAGTTAATTTTCCTGGATTCAATGCTCCTCTATAAGAAGCATCCTATTGATGGAGCATGGCAGTTGCTGTACATGTGTGATAGGGCCCAAATGTATCTCTATGCATTAGCTTGGCCAGAGATCATCAGTAATGAATACAATACACAGCAATTAAATATGTGTTCTTAGcatggtaaaaatatataaaatatatctaaagTGGGGACATATAAGTGTAAAAGTCTAAAGCAAAAGTACGAAAAAGGATAGTAAGAGTACAACATTTTATCCAGAGTTCATGTAAGTACCCTAGGAGCTTTAGTTTTCCAAGAGCTTTGAGATTTACTAGCACTAATAAAGTGCATCTCCCTTAATGTTTCTCTTCCTTTTTCTCCTCCTGTTAGGGCAGCTGGTGAAATTGCTTCTCTACACGGAAGTGACTCGATATATTGACTTCAAAGTGGTTGATGGGAGTTATGTCTATAAATCGGGGAGGATTCACAAAGTCCCATGCACAGAGGATGAAGCTCTGGCTTCAGGTTAGTTGATATATCCAGCAAATAATTTGAAAACTCAATGTACCAAGTCAAATGAAAAAGATccatttcatttttaattcaATTAGATTCTTTTCCAGGTAAAATATGATAAGAATGTATCAATAGTTAAATATAATTCAAAATGTCTACTGTCTTGATAACCTTGTGTGATGGAGAAATTtacattcagatttttttttattggctgcAGACCTACTGGGTATATTTGACAAGAGACGATTTAGAAAATTCTTAGTTTTCGTGGTAAACTTCAATGAGCATGACGCAAAGACGCACCAAGATATTGACCCCAAAAAGATGACCATGCGGGAGCTCTATAGAAGGTTTGACCTGGGTCCAGACATTATGGCCTTCACTGGTCATGCTCTCGCCTTGTACAGAACTGATGAGTGAGTGAAGATTGCTTTTCAAGAGTAGCATTTAGACTTTTTAACTAGATTGGAGTAGAGTCTCATTAACCCTTTGagcaatgtgagcaggatattactttactGCAAAGGGATTTGGATAAATAGGGAGATTGAACACTCAAACGACAGTtaaaatttaatgtagataattgcaaagttatgcactttggggtaaagaatgcacatacatactaaatggtagtgaattagggataacaatacACAAAacggatttgggaattgttatagataacaaactaggcaacaatatgcaatgtcaatcagcaattgctaaggccagtaagatatTTTCATGTATACAGAGGCATTAATTCTTagtatgaaaatataattttgactcTATAAATAAATAGGACCACACCTTGACTATGCTGCAACATTTTTTTTGGAACCTTAAAATTAATAAGAAGCATGGgatattttagttatgaagaaaggttggcAAATGTTTAGCTTAGAGAAACAGTGCCTCATAGGCGATATGATAGGGGATATGATAGTATTATACAACTATATTCGGGGGCataacaaaccattgtctggaaatataTTTTGTGGACAGTTGCCTGATGTCCCCAAAAACAGTACACCAAGGAACAAAGTGGGGATGGTAGGGCAAATACCTTTTCACAGCAAGGCATTTGTAAAATATCTCATGTAGACCTCTCAACCATCCCAATTTTGATGGGAGAATTACGATTTTCATGTTCTGTCCTAccgccccctctttgttctttggTGTACTGTTATTGGGGACATGAGGCAACTGTCCCCAAAAAGTGTAGTGCCTGCGTATCTACTGAGCTAGACGCAGGGCACCAGAACCCTTCAAACAGCACTGAAAGAGTGCTCCCTGCAAGTTtttggacacaaggtcacgcatttagactggaagaaaggagatttaatctaaggcataGTAACGGGTTTTTGCAGAAAGAACAACCATCCTACCCCCAGAAACAGTAGTAACAAAGCAAAGCTCTAAATGTAGTTtgcttatatttttttcatgtatgtTATCGCTGGATACTTCAGTAAGTGGTAAACAATATTTTTAGCTGAGATATCAGATCTTTTTGGAGCATAATGTTCAGACAAAACATTTCTCATTTACACCCACAGCCTAGCAATACCCTTTCCAACAATGCACTGGGTATTAAAGATGCTCCATAAAATGTGTCTATTTTTTTACACAGCTATTTGGATTTGCCATGTTTGGAGACAATTAACCGGATCAAACTGTACTACGAATCTTTGACTAAGTACTGTAAGAGCCCTTATCTATACCCACTGTATGGACTGGGAGAGCTACCTCAGGGATTTGCAAGGTAAGGAACATTGATATTATACCTCGGGTGGAAATGCTATTCAAAACCAGAATATATGTCAAGGACCCCATATAATAACAACAGGATATCTTACTATTGATATACTAAGTACCTTCTGGGGAGGTAGAACACACCCACAAACATGTTCTGCTCCTTTGCAATATTCACCTTGTGACTACTTTCTAGTTCTCTCTTATAAAGGATCTGAGACTGCCTAGTCTTCCCTATGATATGTTAAGCATTTTAGTAGGAGTAAGGAAAGCAATAATCTAATATTGGCAAGCCTATCTTTTCTGCACATCATATGCACATTTTCCAATCAAGGCATTTGTAAAATATCTCATGTAGACTTCCCAACCATCCCAATTTTGATGGGAGAGTCACAATTTTCATGTTCTGTCCTACCGTCCCTACTTTGTTCCTTGGTGTACTGTTTTTGGGGACATCAGGCAACTGTCCACAAAAAGTGTAGCGCCTGTGCATCTACTGAGCTAGACTCAGGGCACTAGAACCCTTCAAAGAGCACTGAAAGAGTGCTCCCTGCAAGTCCTACCCTCAATGGACCTTCTTGATTGGCAGGTCActagcctgccccccccccaccccctcccccctgttcACGGGACATTGGGGGTATATACTATGTTGTACTAACCTATAGT belongs to Pelobates fuscus isolate aPelFus1 chromosome 7, aPelFus1.pri, whole genome shotgun sequence and includes:
- the LOC134568014 gene encoding rab GDP dissociation inhibitor alpha-like isoform X2, with the translated sequence MSVNGKKVLHIDRNHYYGGESASITPLEELYRRFNVIGPPEPMGRGREWNVDLIPKFLMAHGQLVKLLLYTEVTRYIDFKVVDGSYVYKSGRIHKVPCTEDEALASDLLGIFDKRRFRKFLVFVVNFNEHDAKTHQDIDPKKMTMRELYRRFDLGPDIMAFTGHALALYRTDDYLDLPCLETINRIKLYYESLTKYCKSPYLYPLYGLGELPQGFARLSALYGGIYMLNKPVDEIIMEKGHVVGVKSEGEIAHCKKLICDPSYVPDQVKKIGQVIRVICILSHPIRNTNECTSCQIIIPQTQVNRKSDIYVCMVSCSHCVASDGKYVAIISTTVETENPEKEIQPAIELLEPIDQKFVTIADQYIPKHDGIKNQIFISRSYDATTHFETTCDDIKDIFKRMTGATLVFKDMLSADTEMCKQDIQ
- the LOC134568014 gene encoding rab GDP dissociation inhibitor beta-like isoform X1 yields the protein MEEEYDVIVLGTGLKECVLSGIMSVNGKKVLHIDRNHYYGGESASITPLEELYRRFNVIGPPEPMGRGREWNVDLIPKFLMAHGQLVKLLLYTEVTRYIDFKVVDGSYVYKSGRIHKVPCTEDEALASDLLGIFDKRRFRKFLVFVVNFNEHDAKTHQDIDPKKMTMRELYRRFDLGPDIMAFTGHALALYRTDDYLDLPCLETINRIKLYYESLTKYCKSPYLYPLYGLGELPQGFARLSALYGGIYMLNKPVDEIIMEKGHVVGVKSEGEIAHCKKLICDPSYVPDQVKKIGQVIRVICILSHPIRNTNECTSCQIIIPQTQVNRKSDIYVCMVSCSHCVASDGKYVAIISTTVETENPEKEIQPAIELLEPIDQKFVTIADQYIPKHDGIKNQIFISRSYDATTHFETTCDDIKDIFKRMTGATLVFKDMLSADTEMCKQDIQ